The region AAGCTTTAGAAGAAGCTGGTGTTACACTTAATTACATTGCCGGAAGTGAGCTCGTTCGAGGTCGCGGCGGTCCTCGTTGTATGAGTATGCCATTAGTTCGTGAAGACATCTAATAAAGGGGAGACTAACATGACAAGTGTTTTTCAAGATCGGAGTATTTTATCAGAACAGGAATTAACAGCTGAAGAACTAATCTATTTGATTGATTTTTCAATCCATTTAAAAAAATTGAAACAAAAAGGGATTCCTCATCATTATTTAGAAGGCAAAAATATAGCCCTATTATTTGAAAAAAACTCGACTCGTACAAGAGCAGCTTTTACAACAGCTGCGATTGATTTAGGTGCTCACCCAGAATTTTTAGGAAAAAATGATATTCAATTAGGAAAAAAAGAATCGGTTGAAGATACTGCCAAAGTGTTAGGAAGTATGTTTGACGGAATTGAATTTAGAGGGTTTAGTCAAAAAGTAGTAGAGGGGTTAGCGACACATTCAGGTGTACCTGTTTGGAATGGTCTCACAGATGATTGGCATCCAACTCAAATGATAGCTGATTTTATGACTATCAAAGAGCAGTTTGGTTATTTAAAAGGATTGAAATTAGTTTATGTCGGTGATGGACGTAATAATGTGGCAAATAGTTTATTGGTAACCTCAGCGATTTTAGGAGTCAATGTGACCATTTGTTCTCCTGAGTCATTGTTGCCCAAACAGGATATTGTTACAATTGCTCAAGAAAAAGCTAAATTATCAGGTAGCGAGATTTGTTTGACAAGTGATGTTTCAGAAGGAGTCGAAAAAGCAAATATCTTGTATACCGATGTTTGGGTATCGATGGGGGAAGAAGATAAATTTGAAGAACGAGTAGCTTTATTAGCACCTTATCAAATCAACTGTGAGATGATAAATAAAACAAAACAAGCTAAGGGTAATTTGATTATTTTACATTGTTTGCCTGCCTTTCATGATAGTGAGACCGAATATGGCAAGATGGTCCTTGAACAATTTGGTATACAGGAGATGGAGATTACAGATGAAGCTTTCAGAAGCGATTACGGTAGGCAATTTGATGAAGCTGAAAATAGAATGCACTCAATCAAAGCAATCATGGCGGCTACGCTAGGCCACTTATTTATTCCAAAAGTTTAGTAAG is a window of Vagococcus intermedius DNA encoding:
- the argF gene encoding ornithine carbamoyltransferase — translated: MTSVFQDRSILSEQELTAEELIYLIDFSIHLKKLKQKGIPHHYLEGKNIALLFEKNSTRTRAAFTTAAIDLGAHPEFLGKNDIQLGKKESVEDTAKVLGSMFDGIEFRGFSQKVVEGLATHSGVPVWNGLTDDWHPTQMIADFMTIKEQFGYLKGLKLVYVGDGRNNVANSLLVTSAILGVNVTICSPESLLPKQDIVTIAQEKAKLSGSEICLTSDVSEGVEKANILYTDVWVSMGEEDKFEERVALLAPYQINCEMINKTKQAKGNLIILHCLPAFHDSETEYGKMVLEQFGIQEMEITDEAFRSDYGRQFDEAENRMHSIKAIMAATLGHLFIPKV